Proteins co-encoded in one Capsicum annuum cultivar UCD-10X-F1 chromosome 9, UCD10Xv1.1, whole genome shotgun sequence genomic window:
- the LOC124887074 gene encoding LOW QUALITY PROTEIN: mediator of RNA polymerase II transcription subunit 19a-like (The sequence of the model RefSeq protein was modified relative to this genomic sequence to represent the inferred CDS: substituted 2 bases at 2 genomic stop codons) has product MSGPRELTGVMDLITHFKLLPHQEFFCKKSLPLSISDTRYIHNVVGDTEIRKGEGMYLDELIQHMSSLKEANLRIQPFDLNSLREAFQLRETTPIDLPPSEKGIPIVGXXSKSESKYKEKKHKDKDREKEKKHKKHKHHHKDQIKDKDKEKKKYITGHHDSGADLSSGWRTW; this is encoded by the exons ATGTCAG GGCCAAGAGAACTTACAGGTGTTATGGATCTAATTACTCACTTCAAATTATTGCCTCATCAAGAGTTCTTTTGCAAGAAGTCGCTTCCATTGTCAATTTCAGATACACGCTACATTCACAATGTGGTGGGAGACACAGAGATTAGGAAAGGGGAAGGGATGTATTTGGATGAGCTTATACAACATATGTCGTCTTTAAAAGAGGCAAATTTGCGCATTCAACCATTTGACTTGAATTCTCTTAGAGAAGCTTTTCAACTACGCGAAACAACTCCAATTGATCTGCCTC CATCTGAAAAAGGGATCCCCATTGTAGGTTAATAGTCTAAAAGTGAGTCGAAATACAAGGAGAAAAAGCATAAGGATAAAGACAGGGAGAAGGAAAAAAAGCATAAGAAGCATAAACACCATCATAAAGATCAAATTAAAGACAaggataaagagaaaaagaaatatataactGGCCATCATGATTCTGGTGCTGACCTTTCAAGTGGATGGAGGACCTGGTGA